The genomic interval GACGCGAACGACGCGAACGAAAAGAACGATACGAACGGCGCGACGCGGCGCCAAACCGACGGCGACACCGCGACGGTGAACGCCGCTCGGCGGGCATCGGCGGAGTCGCATGAAGGACGCCCGCATCTGATCGTCGTCGAAGACGATCCCGAGCTCGCGCGCACGCTCGTCGATTGGCTCGAGCAGGGCCGGTATCGGACGACGCTATTCCCGAGCGGAGGAGCAGCGATCGCTCAGCTCGCGCTGCTGCAGTTCGACGGGGTGATCTGCGACGCCGACGTGTCCGACGCGAAGGGAGTCGAAATGCTTCGCACGAGCAAGTCCGTTCGGCCACTCGTGCCGGTCATGATCATCACCTCCGATCGCTCCAACCAGATCGCGTCGGAGGCCGTGCGCAACCACGCGGACGAGATGCTCCTCAAACCCTTCGATCACGACGTCCTTCTCCGACGGCTCCAGGATATGATCGTCACGGGTCGCGCGGCACGCCGAGCCGGACCGCGAACGGTTCTCGCGATCAGCGCGCACCCCGATGATGCGGAGATCGGTGTCGGCGGCACGCTCATGGGCCACATCGCCACGGGCGACCGCGTCATTCATCTCGTGCTGACCGATGGCGAGGGCGGCGGCGCTCGGGAAGATCGAATCGCCGAGGTGGAAGCGGCGGCGGCATCGATGGGCGTGGTGCTTCGCCGCGCGAGTCTTCCGGACGGGTGTCTCGCGGACACGATGGAAACCGTCGCCGCTGTGGAGGAGATCATTCGAGAATACTCACCGTCGCTCATGTACATCCATTCCGAGCACGACACGCATCAGGATCATCGAACGGCGCATCATGTGGCGATGGTCGCCGCTCGCAACGTGCCGTTCGTCTACGCGTATCAGGCGCCAAGCTCCACCGTCGACTTTCGGCCGGCGCGCTTCATCGACATCGCGCGGCAACTCGACCGAAAGATCGACGTCCTGAGACTCTTTCGCTCGCAAGCGCCGATCCGGGCGTACCTCGCCGACGATCTCATTCGCGCGACCGCGCGCTACTGGGGACGCTTCGCCGGACACAGCGTCGTCGAACCGCTCGAAGTGATTCGGCAGTTGTCACAATGAACGAGCGCATGGGCGACACGGAGCGCGCGCTGCGCGTGCTCGTGACCGGAGGCGGCGGACCGTCGGCGATCAGTTTCATGCAAGCCGTCTCGGGCAACGACGTCGAGCTGTTCGCCGCGGACTGCGACCCGTACGCGTCGGGACTCTACCTGGTGCCGCGCGGCAACCGCGTGATCGTGCATCGAGGGGACGATTCACGCTTCATCGAGCATCTCCTCGCGGCGTGCGCGGTGCATCGCATCGAGGTTCTGGTTCCGACGGTCGATCTCGAGCTGGGCAAAGTGGCGGCGGCCCGGGACGCGTTCCAGGCGGCCGGCACGGCGGTGCTCGTCGCGAGCTCGGCGACACTCGATTGTTGTCTCGACAAGTGGGACCTCGTTCGTGTCTGCCGCAGCGTGTGCCCCACGCCGCATTCGGCGCCATACGACTCCTCCTTCGACGACGTTGGGTGGGGTTATCCATTTTTCGTGAAGCCGCGTCGCGGCGCGGGCGGCAACGGCGCGCAGCTCGTCGTGAATCCGGCGATGCTCGGCGGGCTGCCGCGCGACGGATCGCTCATCGTGCAGGAGTTTCTGACCGGCGAGGAGTTCTCGGTCGACGTGCTCTCGGATTGCGCCATGAACGTGATCGCCGTGGTCCCGCGAGTGCGCCTGCGAATCAACTCGGGCATCGCCGTATGCGGCCGAACCCTGCATGACGAAATACTCGATCGTCAGGCGCGGTCGGTCGCGCGGCGCATTGGCTTGGCGTACATCGCGAACATTCAGTTCCGTCGCGATGCCGCGGGCGTCGCCAAGCTGCTCGATGTGAATGTGCGCTTTCCGGGAACGATGCCGCTCACGATCGCCGCCGGTGTCAACATGCCGCGCCTCGCGCTCGATCTCGTCGCGAAGCGCGCCGTGCCGCGAGATGCCGGAACGTTTCACGATGTGGGAATGGTGCGGGTGTGGCGCGAGCACTTCGTGCCGACGTCGGAATTCGACGAGCTCGTGGCGTCGGCGGCGACGGTCGCCAGTTCCACGCCGGGCGCGGCTACCAGCGCACGATGAGCCCCACCGCCATCGACCGCCGGCTGTACGCACCGGTACGCGACGCAAGCTCCACGCGGAGGCCCTCCCACGGAGTGATCATCGCCGTCGCACCGGCGACGGCGGTCGTTGCCGACAGTCGGTCATCGAGATCGCGGACGACACCCAATCGAATGGCAAACGGCCGCGCGGGCGCGCGTTCCCAGAACGCGCGCAGCTGCCCGCGCGCTTCGAGCGGCGATGGTTCCACACCGCGCGTCGCGACCAGCGTGAGCGTTTGACGGTCCGCGATCGCCGTCGCCGCCCCGAGGCTGAACTGCGTCGCGCCGTTCGCGCCGCTGATCGGCCGGATGCCCGCGAGCAGCGTCACGCGCGAGGCGAGGCGATACGCCGCATCGGTCCAGAGAAAAGTCGCGCGTTCCTGCGGGGTGGACCACTCTTCCATGCGCGCGGTCATCCAGAGCGCGGTGGTCGGATGAACCACGACTCCGGCTCCGACTACACTAGCCCGCGTCGAAGCGAGCGGGTCCGCGCGCAAGACGACTCCTTCGGTGGGATCGCCGGCCGCCAGGGCGCCGACGCGCGCCAGGACCGTGACGACGGACGTGAGCTCGCCGGTGAATTCGATGTTTCCTTCGACGCCCGTCACGGCACCGCCGGGCCGGCCTGGCGCATCGATCCTCGCGCCACCGCCACTGACGTCGAGCGACCACGGTCGCTCCCACGCAAGCAGCGCCAGCGCCGAGCGCGCCTCGGCGAGCGATGGTTCGTGGGCCAAGGCCGCGCGATACCATG from Gemmatimonadaceae bacterium carries:
- a CDS encoding PIG-L family deacetylase produces the protein DANDANEKNDTNGATRRQTDGDTATVNAARRASAESHEGRPHLIVVEDDPELARTLVDWLEQGRYRTTLFPSGGAAIAQLALLQFDGVICDADVSDAKGVEMLRTSKSVRPLVPVMIITSDRSNQIASEAVRNHADEMLLKPFDHDVLLRRLQDMIVTGRAARRAGPRTVLAISAHPDDAEIGVGGTLMGHIATGDRVIHLVLTDGEGGGAREDRIAEVEAAAASMGVVLRRASLPDGCLADTMETVAAVEEIIREYSPSLMYIHSEHDTHQDHRTAHHVAMVAARNVPFVYAYQAPSSTVDFRPARFIDIARQLDRKIDVLRLFRSQAPIRAYLADDLIRATARYWGRFAGHSVVEPLEVIRQLSQ
- a CDS encoding ATP-grasp domain-containing protein, encoding MNERMGDTERALRVLVTGGGGPSAISFMQAVSGNDVELFAADCDPYASGLYLVPRGNRVIVHRGDDSRFIEHLLAACAVHRIEVLVPTVDLELGKVAAARDAFQAAGTAVLVASSATLDCCLDKWDLVRVCRSVCPTPHSAPYDSSFDDVGWGYPFFVKPRRGAGGNGAQLVVNPAMLGGLPRDGSLIVQEFLTGEEFSVDVLSDCAMNVIAVVPRVRLRINSGIAVCGRTLHDEILDRQARSVARRIGLAYIANIQFRRDAAGVAKLLDVNVRFPGTMPLTIAAGVNMPRLALDLVAKRAVPRDAGTFHDVGMVRVWREHFVPTSEFDELVASAATVASSTPGAATSAR